The Streptomyces sp. GSL17-111 region CCGACCTCGGGCAGCCGCTCGCCGGCGTTGCGCCGGTACCAGGCGACGTCGTCCAGCGGGCCGTACCGGGGGCCCTCGGTGCCCGCGCGGCAGGCGTGCTCCCACTCCGCCTCGGTGGGCAGCCGGTAGCCGTCGGCGCCGGTGTCCCGGACGACGCGCTCCCCGCCGGGGAGCGGCCGGTAGGCGGGCACGAGCCCCTCCTGCGCCGAGAGGGCGTTGCAGAAGGCGACGGCGTCCCGCCACGAGACGCTCTCCACCGGCAGCCGGTCGCCCTGTGCGGCGGCCGGCCGTGCTCCGGCGACCCGGGCGTAGAGGTCCTGGGTGACGGGCACCGGCGCGAGGCGGAACGGCCGGACGTCCACCGTCCAACTCCGTTG contains the following coding sequences:
- a CDS encoding formylglycine-generating enzyme family protein, with the protein product MITVPAGRVTLSDRRTQRSWTVDVRPFRLAPVPVTQDLYARVAGARPAAAQGDRLPVESVSWRDAVAFCNALSAQEGLVPAYRPLPGGERVVRDTGADGYRLPTEAEWEHACRAGTEGPRYGPLDDVAWYRRNAGERLPEVGGKRPNAWGLYDMLGTVWEWCWDVYDAEVYGEYRVLRGGGWFDEHWSCRASVRRRSHPDLRLDDVGFRLARPARDVSAGSRR